A stretch of Pseudoliparis swirei isolate HS2019 ecotype Mariana Trench chromosome 14, NWPU_hadal_v1, whole genome shotgun sequence DNA encodes these proteins:
- the LOC130204251 gene encoding XK-related protein 6-like — MAAQSDGFKVGVAYGGGGGGFAQLYDVDGEEPMDSAAIHICQCCRTSACYWGCRSACLGSLGGGGHPAGGLGIRETHCPPREQLWLDCLWIILALIVFFWDVGTDLCLANEYYRRQDYLWFGLTLFFVLVPSVLVQILSFRWFVQDYTGGGLGVVQGLTKRDVVALGCLYPGKDRLQLATIWLWQATIHILQLGQVWR; from the coding sequence ATGGCCGCGCAGTCGGACGGCTTCAAAGTCGGGGTCGCGtacggcggcggtggcggcggcttCGCGCAGCTGTACGACGTCGACGGCGAGGAGCCGATGGACTCCGCCGCGATACACATCTGCCAGTGCTGCCGCACCTCCGCCTGCTACTGGGGCTGCCGCTCCGCCTGCCTCGGCTCTCTGGGCGGCGGGGGCCATCCCGCCGGAGGGCTCGGCATCCGGGAGACTCACTGCCCGCCCCGGGAGCAGCTGTGGCTGGACTGCCTCTGGATCATCCTCGCCCTCATCGTCTTCTTCTGGGACGTCGGCACCGACCTGTGCCTGGCCAACGAGTACTACCGGAGACAGGACTACCTCTGGTTCGGCCTCACGCTCTTCTTCGTGCTGGTGCCGTCCGTGCTGGTGCAGATTCTGAGCTTCCGCTGGTTCGTGCAGGACTACACGGGCGGGGGGCTCGGGGTGGTGCAGGGGCTGACCAAGCGGGACGTGGTGGCCCTGGGGTGCCTGTATCCCGGCAAGGACCGCCTGCAGCTGGCCACCATTTGGCTGTGGCAGGCCACCATACACATCCTCCAGCTGGGGCAAGTGTGGAGgtaa